The sequence TGAGCCATTTAAACTGAGTTAATTTATTACCTAGAGTACTCCGTATATTTAAACAGATAGTACTACGCTATGTTACAAAAAAAATCATCGGATCTTTTTGCGATTATTTTTCATAGTTTTGAGTACCTAATGCTAGTTCGATTCTTGAAATATTTGTGAAAAAGTAAGACATGTCTGATCTCTCTAACACGAGGAATTAATGGTACAAATTTGCTGATAAGAAATGTCGATGACGCCGGCCGTGTAACACTTGCAGGTGCAGAGGTGCGCGGACGACATGTCGATCCTGATCACCACCTACGAGGGCACGCACAACCAcccgctctccgcctccgccaccgccatggcctccaccacctccgccgcggcgtccaTGCTCACCTCGggctcctccacctccctccgcttccccgccgcctcgcccgccgccgccgccggcctcggctTCGGCttcccggacgccgccgcctccaaacacttcttcctcccaaacgGCGGCGCCGCGTCCATCACCTCCACCCCGTCCTACCCGACCATCACCCTCGACCTCACCTCGCCGGAGGCCACCTCGCAGGCCTTCTCGCTGAGCAGCAGGTTCCCGTCGAGCAGCttcgggcacggcggcgcgaggTACCCTCCCACGAGCTTCTCCTTCTCCACCTCCGGCACGAGCGCGCTGTCCGGCGGGgcttggccggcggccggcggtgccgGGTACCTGAGCTACGGATCACCAGCTTCGTCGCTGTTCAGCGGCGCTAAGCTCAGCTCGTTCGAAGCTGCGTTGAGCAGCATCAATGGAAGGCAGCAAGGCGGGGAAGCCCCGGTgctccaccaccagcagcagaagGCTTCCGCGAGCGGGAGCTCGACGGCCGGCGTGCTCACCGACACGATAGCGAAGGCGATCACGTCGGACCCGGGCTTCCACacggcgctggccgccgccatcaCGTCGTACGTCGGCGCGCAGGGCAGCAGATcgtcggcggcgggaggcgacggcggcgggagccAGCTGCAGGAGCTCAAGTGGGGGCAGCACCTCGGCCTGGGCCCGTCGCCGTcaagcgcggccgcggcgtgctcgtcggcggcgctgctggcgcGGTCATCGCCGacgacggccgcggcggagcagggctcgAATGGGCACCGGTCCTTCTTGCAGCCGTCGCTGGGGCTGTCAGGCTCTCACAGTGCCTCCGCCTCTCCTGTGGAGAACAGGGAGCACTGATCGCATCAGCTGGAGATTCTGAACTTGTTTGATTCACTTCGTTCAAATGTTTGTCAAAATTTGGCTATTTCATCGTTTGGTGTATATATCCCGGGGGATAAGTGTGTCATTTCAGAGGATAGATATCCTGAGTCTCACTGTATGTAGGCTATAAAGAAATTGTTTTGATTCAAAACACACATGTAAAACAGAGAATTGAATTTATGTTTGTCCAGCCTTTCCTTCCATGAGTTGGCAGTATGTGTGCTGATTATGATACATGAACACAGTAGTTAATTGCATTCGAATCTCCACTACTTCCATAATACAGAATAAAGAACTATCtacagagatttttttttttggtacacAGATACATACATAAGTTGGACAGTGTAGAATCCTCGGATGATTCGATGAATCCAAACGGTATGTTACTGTAAACATTTTCACTTGGATGTTGCTCGAAACAGCGGTACCCATGGAGTTTCAGACTGAAAACTGAAGGGATGCACCAAAATTATCTTCTTGCATAACTCAAGATTTAAGAATAAACCGTCATGGTGATTATCAGGGACTTCAGATGTCCATTTTCACTTGGAGATGACCCTCATAAATCGGCTCACAGAACTAAACACGCCCATGACATTGTTCATCAACGATTGTGACTCTTCAGATTGCTCATCGGCACCTCCAAATATCCTCTGCAGATTAGAATGTTGTCAGTTCAATTATTTAGAAATGTAATTATGTGGGTAGTAAAAACTTTATTGGTGAACTACATATAATCAAGCATTTTCCTAACATCGAGCATATgttttcctcaaaaaaaaaaagaattagcACTCTCCAGCTTGTGTTGAATGCCAGTAGTCTGGCTGCTTATAATGTGTAATGCAGCAAGAAAATGCTGTCTTGAGAATGCAAATGCTGACTATTGGGTGCTTGCAGTTTCTACAGAATACACGACTTGACTCATTTTTTCAA comes from Panicum virgatum strain AP13 chromosome 4K, P.virgatum_v5, whole genome shotgun sequence and encodes:
- the LOC120702592 gene encoding WRKY transcription factor 72A-like, giving the protein MIKGVKQHGSHEERLTDKTKDDDDLIPDGNVFKSLHESSSKGEACSPNPLERSQIDEASNQTSANLKAHNKVEEDKLASTRAEMGEVREENKRLKTMLSRIVEDYRSLQLHFHDVLQQGQAKKLADPATAAPLPTDVEEPEFVSLSLGTSTSTRKKEENSSVSEGKGREDSMNTKGGLSLVLSDCKVGATNNAKTIQPDVLTLSPEGSSEDAKDDAMEAADQQWPPSKTLKNLRGVGAEAEDDIGPLQQAKKTRVSVRARCDAPTMNDGCQWRKYGQKISKGNPCPRAYYRCTVAAGCPVRKQVQRCADDMSILITTYEGTHNHPLSASATAMASTTSAAASMLTSGSSTSLRFPAASPAAAAGLGFGFPDAAASKHFFLPNGGAASITSTPSYPTITLDLTSPEATSQAFSLSSRFPSSSFGHGGARYPPTSFSFSTSGTSALSGGAWPAAGGAGYLSYGSPASSLFSGAKLSSFEAALSSINGRQQGGEAPVLHHQQQKASASGSSTAGVLTDTIAKAITSDPGFHTALAAAITSYVGAQGSRSSAAGGDGGGSQLQELKWGQHLGLGPSPSSAAAACSSAALLARSSPTTAAAEQGSNGHRSFLQPSLGLSGSHSASASPVENREH